The following coding sequences are from one Triticum aestivum cultivar Chinese Spring chromosome 5A, IWGSC CS RefSeq v2.1, whole genome shotgun sequence window:
- the LOC123108338 gene encoding uncharacterized protein, with translation MERTVPSMMAGRATSSDDPDDGCTIEEKSGGAEAVAAAASSSMPLPLPLPPRRPRVAFLASGGPADGVRRADVMEYYTHRDGSIYRCTDYLSKLYRVRDTSETRMEPMMRSEPSDSCSPNWRACERHTHCTMMQIFSLKLAYPPCDGDPVQVYGFMAVRDTRDHLRNYIFNRTRDDPFIVEHEDGFIQLSGSKRGIWWYDKQLVEFDMRIKREEDEADDLQLVDGGVWFYDGCSPHARVLTQRIDGDYGSVDISYALLQLAMEATVQIAVSELDRDISLACQSVLRQ, from the exons ATGGAACGCACTGTCCCATCGATGATGGCTGGCAGAGCAACCTCGTCCGACGACCCTGACGACGGCTGTACGATTGAAGAGAAGAGCGGCGGCGCggaagcggtggcggcggcggcgtcgtcgtcgatgcctctgcctctgcctctgcctcCGCGCCGGCCCAGAGTAGCCTTCCTCGCCAGCGGGGGTCCCGCGGACGGCGTACGACGCGCCGACGTCATGGAGTACTACACGCATCGCGATGGATCCATCTACAGATGCACTGATTACTTGTCCAAACTTTACCGTGTCCGCGATACCAGCGAGA CTAGGATGGAGCCAATGATGAGGTCGGAGCCATCAGACTCTTGCTCGCCGAACTGGAGGGCTTGTGAAAGACATACCCATTGCACCATGATGCAAATATTTTCGCTCAAGCTGGCATATCCTCCTTGTGATGGTGACCCAGTTCAGGTGTACGGATTCATGGCTGTCCGTGACACTCGGGACCATCTTCGTAACTACATCTTCAACCGCACAAGAGACGACCCTTTCATCGTGGAACACGAGGACGGATTTATACAGTTGTCCGGATCCAAGAGAGGCATCTGGTGGTATGACAAGCAGCTGGTTGAGTTCGACATGAGGATCAAGAGAGAGGAGGACGAAGCAGACGATCTGCAGCTCGTCGATGGCGGCGTCTGGTTCTACGACGGCTGCTCGCCACACGCCAGAGTGCTCACGCAACGCATCGACGGTGACTATGGCTCGGTGGACATAAGCTACGCGCTCCTGCAGCTAGCGATGGAGGCCACGGTGCAGATTGCGGTGTCGGAGCTGGACAGAGACATAAGCCTTGCTTGTCAGAGCGTTTTACGTCAGTGA